From a single Sphingobacteriales bacterium genomic region:
- a CDS encoding rhodanese-like domain-containing protein, with protein sequence MKQLSLENFKDFIAKGYRIVDLRSLDEFCISFIPGSVFINIDNDFEKNIHDFLYPDQAILVVCHPDNEQVITERFLKAGFNNIAGMLEGGFDTWLKSGGPIDVVISISGEELLLDLKYGKVQLIDIRPKAEYDLRHIEDSDNLTIEMIINHYDQIDSKGEICLICQDGYKSMSLISYLKINNLHNIYHLEGGFSSIAFHPDFEMTSSPTNN encoded by the coding sequence TTGAAACAACTTTCTTTAGAAAACTTTAAGGATTTTATTGCAAAAGGATACAGGATAGTTGATTTGCGTTCACTGGATGAGTTCTGCATTTCCTTTATCCCCGGATCAGTTTTTATAAATATTGATAACGATTTCGAAAAAAACATCCATGATTTTCTCTATCCCGACCAGGCCATTTTAGTGGTTTGCCATCCGGATAATGAGCAGGTAATTACAGAAAGATTTTTAAAAGCAGGATTTAACAATATTGCAGGTATGCTTGAAGGCGGTTTTGATACCTGGTTAAAATCCGGTGGGCCAATTGATGTGGTGATTTCTATCAGCGGTGAGGAACTTTTACTTGATTTGAAATATGGCAAGGTTCAATTGATAGATATACGTCCGAAAGCTGAATACGACCTCCGGCATATTGAAGACAGCGATAACCTGACTATTGAAATGATTATCAACCATTATGACCAGATTGACAGCAAAGGTGAAATTTGTCTGATTTGTCAGGATGGGTATAAATCGATGTCTTTGATCAGCTACCTGAAAATCAACAATCTGCATAACATTTACCACCTTGAGGGAGGATTCAGCAGCATTGCATTTCATCCGGATTTTGAGATGACTTCCTCTCCGACCAATAATTAA
- a CDS encoding sulfite exporter TauE/SafE family protein — protein MLNFTDYLILFLSGCAGGIIAGLLGVGGGIINVFILTFYADKLGIEAHEQVRFILANSLFAIFFSSVFGSIQQIRNKNFFFKEVGITAITAIIANAFVSWTILQFEWYSKERFSLFFVIILSLLTIRMIITVSNHKKKQFNDTIPIKVLSPLGLLAGVFSALSGLGGGVIMVPYMSDFYKLKIKKATSISLGVMPFMTLTTTLLYALFESDHQVSAFGYVTPAVVIPMTLGVMLCAPLGVRLAGKLSEIFIRIAFICIIIVVIYRMLSRIV, from the coding sequence TTGCTTAATTTTACTGATTATCTGATTTTATTTTTGTCGGGTTGTGCCGGTGGTATTATTGCAGGCTTGCTGGGAGTGGGCGGTGGTATTATCAACGTTTTTATCCTTACTTTCTATGCCGACAAACTTGGTATTGAAGCACACGAACAGGTCAGGTTTATCCTTGCCAATTCTCTTTTTGCCATCTTTTTCAGCAGTGTTTTTGGCTCCATTCAGCAAATCAGAAATAAAAACTTCTTCTTTAAGGAAGTTGGTATTACCGCTATCACCGCAATTATTGCCAATGCCTTTGTTTCATGGACAATACTTCAGTTTGAATGGTATTCCAAGGAAAGATTCAGTCTTTTCTTTGTGATTATTTTATCGTTGCTGACTATCCGAATGATTATCACCGTCTCCAACCACAAGAAAAAACAATTTAATGACACCATTCCGATTAAAGTTTTATCCCCGCTCGGCTTGCTTGCAGGTGTGTTTTCTGCATTGTCAGGACTTGGCGGAGGCGTGATTATGGTACCGTATATGTCTGATTTTTATAAACTTAAAATTAAAAAAGCTACATCCATTTCCCTGGGGGTGATGCCCTTCATGACCCTGACCACTACCTTGTTATATGCCTTGTTTGAATCAGACCATCAGGTTTCTGCTTTCGGATATGTAACACCTGCTGTGGTCATTCCCATGACACTGGGTGTAATGCTTTGTGCTCCCCTTGGTGTCAGACTGGCTGGAAAATTGTCTGAAATTTTTATTCGTATTGCTTTTATCTGTATTATTATTGTTGTGATTTACAGGATGTTAAGCCGAATTGTCTGA
- the tsaB gene encoding tRNA (adenosine(37)-N6)-threonylcarbamoyltransferase complex dimerization subunit type 1 TsaB, translated as MPLFLSIETSAEICSVAIAENQAIISSLSDSEPNSHSKKLSLLTQQVLQMSKTSINEMDAIVVSAGPGSFTGLRIGVSFAKGICFGSGKPLISVETLQAMATSSEINLAENELLCLIADAGNNEAYYAVFDHQNHQLVSTSLGFFNEEIFKSFPEAEKYYFSGNKITKWTSFLQSRQEVIILPEMKPSASYLFKSAEEKFKLNLFEDLSNFEPLYIRDFKAKDYSAKIRKILYSS; from the coding sequence ATGCCTTTGTTTTTATCCATTGAAACATCTGCCGAAATTTGCTCGGTTGCCATTGCTGAAAACCAGGCAATTATTTCTTCTTTATCTGATAGTGAACCAAACAGCCACTCCAAAAAACTAAGCCTGCTCACTCAGCAGGTCTTACAAATGAGCAAAACTTCCATAAATGAGATGGATGCCATAGTGGTCAGTGCCGGGCCAGGCTCTTTTACCGGACTCAGGATTGGGGTTTCATTCGCTAAAGGCATTTGTTTTGGCTCAGGAAAGCCTTTAATCTCAGTTGAAACACTTCAGGCAATGGCTACTTCTTCGGAAATAAACCTTGCTGAAAATGAATTGCTTTGCCTGATAGCTGATGCGGGCAACAATGAAGCCTATTATGCAGTGTTTGACCATCAAAACCATCAGTTGGTCAGTACCTCACTCGGATTCTTTAATGAAGAAATTTTTAAATCCTTTCCTGAAGCTGAAAAATACTATTTCTCCGGTAATAAAATTACCAAATGGACAAGCTTCCTTCAGAGTCGTCAGGAGGTGATAATACTGCCTGAAATGAAACCATCTGCCAGTTATTTGTTCAAATCTGCTGAAGAAAAGTTTAAATTGAATCTGTTTGAAGACCTCAGCAATTTTGAGCCGTTATACATTCGTGATTTTAAAGCCAAAGACTACTCAGCTAAAATCAGAAAAATTTTATATTCATCATAA
- a CDS encoding nucleotide sugar dehydrogenase, which translates to MSPKSNISVSPDGRQFLIPSKEDNEREFQRLKTLSDQARAEGKEIVVVLGVGFVGAVMAAIVADTEKDGKPSKFVVGCDLPTPASFWKIPVINEGKPPVRAEDPEVDEVIKRVVLQKKTLTATWNNDCLKLADVVVVDVQCDFHKNELGNMRSGETDMEALEKAIKTIGEKIQPHCLTLIETTVAPGTTELVAWPIMKKAFRKRGIKTLPLLSHSFERVMPGRNYVSSIRDFWRVCSGCNDEARIRVEKFLSEVINVKDYPLTVMDRPIESETTKIVENSYRASILAFMNEWSLFAERNGVDLVKVYKAIKMRPTHSNIMFPGPGVGGYCLPKDGGLGYWAYKHILGFNDGDEVFRITPMAIDINDTRALHVAEMTRDALRNIDIHIAGSDVLVCGASYRQDVGDTRYSGSELVVRRIKELGADIRIHDPYVEHWVELEEQETWKFSWKRFFRRQDGLNQIKIQKDLKKALDGVEAVIFAVPHRHYLDLKPDDVVKWAGGPIAVIDCFAILDDAKIRRYFELGCEVKGLGRGHIQHIKKEVLRKGRK; encoded by the coding sequence ATGTCACCAAAATCAAACATATCTGTGAGTCCGGATGGACGTCAGTTTCTGATACCTTCAAAGGAAGATAATGAAAGAGAATTTCAGCGGCTAAAAACATTGAGCGATCAAGCCAGAGCAGAAGGGAAAGAAATTGTAGTGGTACTCGGTGTTGGCTTTGTGGGTGCGGTGATGGCTGCCATCGTTGCTGATACGGAAAAAGATGGAAAACCTTCAAAATTTGTTGTTGGCTGCGATTTACCTACACCTGCTTCATTCTGGAAAATTCCGGTTATCAATGAAGGAAAGCCACCGGTAAGAGCTGAAGATCCCGAAGTTGATGAAGTGATAAAAAGGGTTGTGTTGCAAAAAAAGACCCTGACTGCCACCTGGAATAACGATTGTCTTAAACTGGCCGATGTGGTAGTAGTGGATGTGCAGTGTGATTTTCATAAAAATGAGCTGGGTAATATGAGAAGTGGTGAAACGGATATGGAAGCACTTGAAAAAGCCATCAAAACCATTGGTGAAAAAATACAACCCCATTGTCTGACACTGATCGAAACGACAGTTGCTCCCGGGACGACTGAACTGGTAGCATGGCCGATAATGAAAAAAGCTTTCAGAAAAAGAGGTATAAAAACATTGCCTTTGCTTTCCCATAGTTTTGAAAGGGTGATGCCTGGGAGAAATTATGTATCCAGTATCCGTGATTTCTGGCGGGTATGCTCCGGGTGTAACGATGAAGCCAGAATCAGGGTGGAAAAGTTTCTTTCAGAAGTGATAAACGTAAAAGATTATCCGCTGACAGTGATGGACAGGCCGATAGAGTCGGAAACCACTAAAATTGTTGAAAATTCTTACCGTGCAAGCATACTTGCCTTTATGAATGAATGGAGCCTTTTTGCTGAAAGAAACGGAGTTGACCTTGTGAAGGTCTATAAAGCTATTAAAATGAGGCCTACTCACTCCAATATCATGTTCCCGGGGCCGGGTGTCGGGGGATATTGCCTGCCGAAAGATGGTGGATTGGGCTATTGGGCATATAAACATATTCTTGGCTTTAATGACGGGGATGAGGTGTTCAGAATTACCCCGATGGCCATAGATATTAATGATACAAGAGCCTTGCATGTGGCTGAAATGACCCGGGATGCCCTGCGGAATATTGATATTCATATTGCCGGTTCGGATGTACTGGTGTGCGGAGCCAGCTACAGGCAGGATGTAGGTGATACCCGCTACAGTGGTAGTGAATTGGTTGTCAGAAGGATAAAAGAACTTGGTGCAGATATTCGTATTCACGATCCCTATGTCGAACATTGGGTTGAGCTTGAGGAACAGGAAACATGGAAGTTTTCATGGAAACGCTTTTTCAGGCGTCAGGATGGACTCAATCAGATTAAAATCCAAAAAGATCTGAAAAAAGCCCTTGATGGGGTGGAGGCAGTCATTTTTGCTGTACCTCACCGTCATTATCTGGATCTGAAACCTGATGATGTGGTTAAGTGGGCAGGCGGACCAATTGCCGTTATAGATTGTTTTGCTATTCTCGATGATGCGAAAATCAGGAGGTATTTTGAACTCGGATGTGAAGTCAAAGGCCTTGGCCGTGGACACATTCAGCATATTAAAAAGGAAGTGTTAAGGAAAGGAAGGAAATAA